One Brassica oleracea var. oleracea cultivar TO1000 chromosome C7, BOL, whole genome shotgun sequence genomic window carries:
- the LOC106305208 gene encoding E3 ubiquitin-protein ligase SINA-like 10, giving the protein MAEQQIPPAENQSSSTTPVSLTLLDPDVLECPICCEPLKIPIFQCENGHLACSQCCEKVKKICPSCKSPNGYSRCRAMERVIEACRVSCPNAKYGCKENTSFGNRASHEKQCLFAPCFCPVPLNDCNYVGSDKNLRNHIRAKHKDHVIPIVFDIPLTLVMGSSEKIACFQEKKDGEMFVVQAFRKSYGLVVSVNCIAPSAHGLGRFFCCMDVIIDPSIKLKQAFTVREIQKKIHEEPKDSFMLIPSHMLMLTDWSFGIDICFSRGMDSFIRA; this is encoded by the exons ATGGCTGAGCAACAAATTCCGCCGGCAGAGAATCAGAGTAGTAGCACTACACCCGTTTCTCTGACTCTGTTGGATCCAGATGTTCTCGAATGCCCTATTTGCTGCGAGCCCCTGAAGATTCCTATATTTCAG TGTGAAAATGGCCATCTAGCTTGTTCTCAGTGCTGCGAAAAAGTGAAGAAGATTTGCCCGTCCTGTAAATCACCGAATGGGTACAGTCGTTGCAGAGCCATGGAGAGAGTCATTGAAGCATGTCGAGTGTCATGCCCAAATGCCAAATACGGGTGTAAAGAAAATACCTCGTTTGGAAATCGCGCTAGCCATGAGAAGCAGTGTCTTTTCGCCCCTTGTTTCTGCCCCGTGCCCTTGAATGATTGCAACTATGTTGGCTCAGACAAGAATCTCCGCAACCACATTCGTGCTAAACACAAGGACCACGTAATTCCGATTGTGTTTGATATTCCTTTAACACTTGTCATGGGCTCGAGCGAGAAGATTGCATGTTTTCAGGAAAAGAAAGATGGGGAAATGTTTGTGGTTCAAGCTTTTCGCAAATCGTATGGTTTGGTTGTCAGCGTGAACTGCATTGCACCATCGGCACATGGGCTCGGAAGATTCTTCTGTTGTATGGATGTGATAATTGATCCTAGTATCAAACTAAAGCAGGCATTCACGGTTAGGGAAATCCAGAAGAAGATTCATGAAGAGCCCAAGGATAGTTTTATGCTGATTCCCTCGCATATGTTAATGCTTACTGACTGGAGCTTTGGTATTGATATTTGTTTCAGCCGTGGCATGGATAGTTTTATTCGTGCTTGA
- the LOC106306328 gene encoding glyceraldehyde-3-phosphate dehydrogenase, testis-specific-like, with protein MPGNYHSQGSNVAVIIFTVMITLLTCPIIINASSDSSPANMRKLDEVDPIKCSPSCIQNPPPPSPPPPSPPPPACPPPPALPPPPKKVSPNYPPPPPTNFLYITGPPGNLYPVDEQFGAAAGKSFTVVKLAGLIGFGVLWVLVL; from the coding sequence ATGCCGGGAAACTATCACAGCCAAGGATCCAACGTTGCAGTCATAATCTTCACGGTGATGATCACGTTGCTGACTTGTCCAATAATCATTAACGCTTCATCAGATTCTTCTCCAGCCAACATGAGGAAGCTGGACGAGGTAGATCCCATAAAGTGCTCGCCAAGCTGTATCCAAAACCCTCCTCCACCATCTCCTCCACCACCATCTCCACCGCCTCCAGCGTGTCCTCCTCCCCCTGCTCTCCCTCCACCGCCTAAGAAAGTCTCACCTAACTATCCACCGCCTCCGCCAACTAATTTCTTGTATATAACGGGTCCGCCTGGAAATCTTTACCCCGTTGATGAGCAATTCGGTGCGGCCGCCGGAAAAAGCTTTACGGTGGTGAAGCTCGCCGGTCTAATAGGGTTTGGAGTTCTGTGGGTGTTGGTTCTTTGA
- the LOC106304867 gene encoding heavy metal-associated isoprenylated plant protein 26, which translates to MGALDFLSDYFSNNFDVSIRKRKKHKVWQTVNIKVKIDCDGCERKIKNAVSSMKGAKSVEVNRKMHKVTVSGYVDPKKVLKRVQSTGKKKAELWPYVPYTMVAYPYAAGAYDKRAPAGFVRKSEQAQAQPGGTDDKLMSLFSDENPNACIVM; encoded by the exons ATGGGAGCTCTCGACTTTCTCTCCGACTATTTCTCTAATAATTTCGATGTTTCGATAAGAAAACGGAAGAAGCATAAAGTGTGGCAG ACAGTGAACATAAAGGTGAAGATAGACTGTGACGGATGCGAACGCAAAATCAAGAACGCTGTTTCCTCCATGAAAG GGGCCAAATCGGTGGAAGTGAATAGAAAGATGCACAAAGTGACAGTGAGTGGCTACGTGGATCCCAAGAAAGTATTGAAGAGAGTGCAAAGCACTGGGAAGAAGAAAGCTGAGTTATGGCCGTACGTTCCTTACACGATGGTGGCTTATCCGTACGCAGCTGGAGCTTACGACAAGAGGGCACCAGCGGGTTTTGTGAGGAAGTCGGAGCAGGCTCAGGCGCAGCCGGGAGGTACAGACGATAAGCTCATGTCCCTTTTCAGCGACGAGAACCCTAACGCCTGCATCGTCATGTGA
- the LOC106304527 gene encoding ethylene-responsive transcription factor ERF069, translated as MKRIVRISFTDVEATDSSSSEDDQTNTESPSRRKGKRFVKEIVIDPSDSAEVRKTRIKIRIPARLKKKFRGVRQRPWGKWAAEIRCGKAHGGIRNGGPVRLWLGTFETAEEAALAYDKAAIQLIGPHAPTNFGPESPAVKQDSDAGASASFFCKK; from the coding sequence ATGAAGCGAATCGTGAGGATATCATTCACCGACGTGGAGGCCACCGATTCTTCCAGCAGCGAAGACGATCAGACGAATACCGAATCACCGTCGCGAAGAAAAGGGAAGAGGTTCGTCAAGGAGATCGTCATCGACCCATCCGATTCCGCCGAGGTGAGAAAGACGCGGATTAAGATCAGGATTCCGGCGAGGCTTAAGAAGAAGTTCCGAGGTGTGAGGCAGAGGCCGTGGGGGAAATGGGCGGCTGAGATCAGGTGCGGTAAAGCTCACGGTGGAATTCGCAACGGAGGACCTGTTCGTCTTTGGCTTGGGACATTCGAAACCGCCGAGGAAGCTGCTTTGGCTTACGACAAGGCCGCGATTCAGCTTATTGGGCCTCACGCGCCGACCAATTTCGGCCCTGAATCTCCGGCTGTGAAGCAAGATTCCGATGCTGGCGCCTCCGCCTCTTTCTTTTGTAAAAAGTGA
- the LOC106306327 gene encoding U-box domain-containing protein 11-like: protein MAGVIIPPASLLKRIAEIAEIPLNAGVFKKDCTDLTRRVSLLTHLIEEIKDSNQIDSAASSSSENDWWSDLVVALEASKRLLSSAARFQARDSSDVAAKRISFQFQCVTWKLEKALSNLPYDLYDISDEVREQVELARSQLRRAMQRYGLLNSNKFSSALFELMERDVKIKAEEEKDESVAETLHLAEEKKQLTKSPSISLAFYLSKDADSERLDKMVTKNTDESSKLTVPVDFLCPVSLELMKDPVIVSTGQTYERAYIQRWIDCGNLTCPKTQQKLQNFTLTPNYVLRSLISRWCTEHNIEQPANGRCGDMSMIRSLVRSLSNRSLEERRNAVSEIRSMSKRSTDNRIMIAEAGAIPVLVNLLTTSEDVATQENAITCLLNLSIYDNNKELIMFAGAVTSIVQVLRAGTMEARENAAATLFSLSLADENKIIIGGSGAIPALVDLLENGTPRGKKDAATALFNLLIYQGNKGRAVRAGIVPALVKMLSETSSHRMMVDEALTILSVLASNLDAKSAMVKANTLPALIGILQTGQGRNRENAAAILLSLCKRDNERLVLIGRLGAVVPLMELSKNGTERGQRKAVSLLELLRKACQ from the exons ATGGCCGGAGTAATCATCCCACCCGCCTCTCTACTCAAACGCATCGCCGAGATTGCTGAGATTCCACTCAACGCCGGCGTGTTCAAGAAGGATTGCACAGATCTCACTCGGCGAGTCTCTCTCCTGACGCATTTGATAGAGGAGATTAAAGACTCAAACCAGATCGATTCAGCCGCTTCATCTTCGTCGGAGAATGACTGGTGGTCTGATCTCGTGGTGGCGCTTGAAGCCTCGAAGCGTCTCCTCTCCTCAGCCGCCCGATTCCAAGCTCGCGACTCATCT GACGTTGCTGCGAAGAGAATCTCGTTCCAGTTCCAATGCGTTACATGGAAGCTTGAGAAAGCGTTAAGCAATCTACCATACGATCTTTACGATATCTCTGACGAAGTTAGAGAACAG GTGGAGCTAGCGAGATCGCAGCTGAGAAGAGCGATGCAGAGATACGGTTTACTGAACTCTAACAAGTTCTCGAGTGCCTTATTTGAGTTGATGGAGAGAGATGTAAAGATCAAAGCTGAGGAAGAGAAGGATGAGAGTGTTGCAGAGACACTTCATCTCGCTGAGGAGAAGAAGCAGCTGACGAAAAGCCCTTCCATCTCTTTGGCTTTTTACTTGTCCAAAGACGCGGATAGCGAGAGATTAGACAAAATGGTCACCAAGAACACTGATGAATCGAGTAAACTCACGGTTCCTGTTGACTTTCTGTGTCCTGTGTCTCTTGAACTGATGAAGGATCCTGTTATTGTCTCCACAGGACAG ACTTACGAGAGGGCGTACATACAGAGATGGATCGATTGTGGGAACCTAACATGTCCAAAGACTCAGCAGAAACTCCAAAACTTTACTCTCACTCCAAACTACGTGCTCAGAAGCTTGATCTCTCGGTGGTGCACTGAACACAACATTGAGCAACCTGCAAACGGCAGGTGTGGAGACATGTCAATGATCAGGTCACTGGTTCGCAGTCTCTCAAACCGGTCCCTAGAGGAACGCAGGAACGCAGTTTCTGAGATCCGTTCTATGTCAAAGAGAAGCACAGACAATCGCATTATGATTGCAGAAGCAGGAGCGATCCCTGTTTTGGTGAACCTCTTAACAACCTCAGAGGACGTCGCCACGCAGGAGAACGCAATCACTTGCCTTCTCAACCTCTCTATATACGACAACAACAAAGAGCTGATAATGTTCGCTGGTGCAGTCACGTCAATAGTTCAAGTACTTAGAGCCGGAACCATGGAAGCAAGAGAAAACGCAGCGGCTACACTCTTTAGCCTCTCGTTAGCCGATGAGAACAAGATCATAATAGGCGGGTCTGGTGCGATACCTGCCTTGGTTGATCTTCTCGAGAACGGGACGCCGAGAGGGAAGAAAGACGCAGCGACTGCATTGTTCAACCTCCTCATTTATCAGGGGAACAAAGGCAGAGCGGTTAGAGCAGGTATAGTACCTGCTTTGGTTAAGATGCTAAGTGAGACGAGCAGCCACAGGATGATGGTTGATGAAGCTTTGACAATACTCTCGGTCCTTGCAAGTAACCTAGACGCTAAGTCCGCGATGGTTAAAGCGAATACTTTACCTGCGTTGATAGGTATTCTCCAGACGGGTCAAGGTAGAAACAGAGAGAACGCAGCAGCGATATTGCTTTCGTTGTGTAAGAGAGACAATGAGAGACTGGTCTTGATAGGAAGACTCGGTGCGGTTGTGCCGTTGATGGAGCTATCTAAGAATGGAACAGAGAGAGGTCAAAGGAAAGCTGTGTCTTTGTTAGAGCTTCTACGTAAAGCATGTCAATGA